A single region of the Drosophila takahashii strain IR98-3 E-12201 chromosome 2R, DtakHiC1v2, whole genome shotgun sequence genome encodes:
- the spz6 gene encoding uncharacterized protein spz6: MDYRLVLKILSFLLLAHLGFAQQSTSDYGEEQPPEGYYAFVESPNAVPPKVRPPPYTFINAECKDVAAGKKSAVSVHNICGDLNKGQIPKNPLGQNVLGEPYPFELIRNQTLKFLSKTLPVLKADDTLPKVTQIIRDEPVEQLDSNNIDNNRPYPTGGSTRVRRSLPEGVESNEYSYFDPALDEEEQHQQRQQSHQQRRAAADERKPRKFCDGGGVFCTLYRAIQGDTGGAAPATPTAERREEVGPIRYEGPPTPCPAKVEYATPVFAKNYQGAWRYVVQIPYEGYFTQTVEVTRCIQARCHYLDGGCLSSPRWVSLLVAEIFYPNAEDTVPTSSTTTQAPSVQDFQAYQQYLQKRAGVATASDGTSANGGASGASAPSDAHCDGHDELGCFQVRLYYDWFLIPGSCKCWRPDYFAKYVRRKSVADL; this comes from the exons ATGGATTATCGTTTAGTGCTG AAAATTCTCAGCTTTCTGCTGTTGGCCCACTTGGGCTTCGCCCAGCAATCAACATCGGACTATGGAGAGGAGCAGCCTCCGGAGGGCTACTACGCCTTCGTGGAGTCGCCGAATGCGGTGCCGCCCAAGGTCAGGCCTCCGCCCTACACTTTCATAAACGCCGAGTGCAAGGATGTGGCCGCTGGCAAGAAGTCCGCCGTGTCGGTGCACAACATTTGCGGGGATCTCAACAAGGGTCAGATCCCCAAGAATCCGCTGGGACAGAACGTACTGGGAGAGCCTTATCCCTT TGAACTCATTCGCAACCAGACTCTGAAGTTCCTCTCCAAGACTCTGCCCGTTCTCAAGGCCGACGACACTCTGCCCAAGGTCACCCAGATCATCCGCGATGAGCCCGTGGAGCAGCTGGACAGCAACAACATCGACAACAACCGACCCTATCCCACCGGAGGCTCCACCCGAGTGCGCCGCAGTCTGCCGGAGGGCGTGGAGTCGAACGAGTACAGCTACTTTGATCCCGCCCTtgacgaggaggagcagcatcagcagagGCAACAGAGTCACCAGCAGCGAAGAGCCGCCGCCGACGAGAGGAAGCCACGAAAGTTCTGCGATGGCGGTGGAGT ATTCTGCACCTTGTACAGGGCCATCCAGGGCGACACCGGTGGAGCtgcccctgccacgcccacagccGAGCGTCGCGAGGAGGTGGGTCCCATCCGGTACGAGGGTCCACCCACTCCCTGTCCCGCCAAAGTGGAGTACGCCACGCCGGTCTTCGCCAAGAACTACCAGGGCGCCTGGCGCTACGTGGTGCAGATACCCTACGAGGGCTACTTCACCCAGACGGTGGAGGTGACGCGCTGCATCCAGGCCAGGTGCCACTACCTGGACGGCGGCTGCCTGTCCTCGCCGCGCTGGGTGAGTCTGCTGGTCGCCGAGATCTTCTATCCCAATGCGGAGGACACGGTGCCCACCAGCTCGACCACCACGCAGGCTCCCTCGGTGCAGGATTTCCAGGCCTACCAGCAGTATCTGCAGAAGCGGGCTGGCGTGGCCACCGCCTCCGACGGCACCTCCGCCAACGGAGGAGCCTCCGGCGCGTCGGCTCCCTCGGACGCCCATTGCGATGGCCACGACGAGCTGGGCTGCTTCCAGGTGCGCCTCTACTACGACTGGTTTCTCATCCCCGGCTCCTGCAAGTGCTGGCGTCCGGACTACTTTGCCAAGTACGTGCGCCGGAAGTCCGTGGCCGACTTGTAA